A single genomic interval of Capricornis sumatraensis isolate serow.1 chromosome 11, serow.2, whole genome shotgun sequence harbors:
- the KLHL38 gene encoding kelch-like protein 38 has translation MDMESSEGLLFKDHDFSSDLLRQLNDLRQNRILTDVSICAGAREVPCHRNVLASSSPYFRAMFCSNFRESREAKVQLKGIDASTLERIVLYVYTGEAHITVESVLPLMEAASMLQYPKLLEACSSFLQSQLSPSNCLGMTRLSEIFSCETLRKKAREVALTYFPEVAASADLKELCALELRDYLGDDGLCGEEEKVFEALMVWIKHDLQTRKRYVQELFKQVRLQYVHPAFFHHFIANDTLLQSSPPCQTILETAKRQVFSLYSTASSAGLQPLWHVPPRNSYQDFLILLGGRKDNQQTTRDVLLYDGQTGRWQSLAKLPARLYKASAVSLHRSIYVLGGMAVGKSVPSAKVYVFSLKLNQWRSGQPMLAARYSHRSAAHKNFIFSIGGIGEGHEVMGSMERYDSVGNIWERMASMPVGVLHPAVAVKDQRLYLFGGEDIMQNPVRLIQVYHISRNTWFKMETRMIKNVCAPAVVLGERIVIVGGYTRRILAYDPQSNKFVKCADMKDRRMHHGATVMGNKLYVTGGRRLTTDCSIEDSASFDCYDPETDTWTSQGQLPHKLFDHACLTLQCIPHHSTIP, from the exons ATGGACATGGAGTCATCAGAGGGACTCCTCTTCAAAGACCATGACTTCTCCTCTGACTTGCTGAGGCAGCTCAACGACTTGAGGCAAAATCGGATCCTGACCGACGTGAGCATCTGCGCCGGGGCCCGGGAGGTCCCCTGCCACCGCAACGTGCTGGCCTCCAGCAGTCCCTACTTCAGGGCCATGTTCTGCAGCAACTTCCGGGAGAGCCGAGAGGCCAAGGTCCAGCTGAAAGGCATCGATGCCTCGACTCTGGAGCGAATCGTCCTGTATGTGTACACGGGCGAGGCGCACATCACTGTGGAAAGTGTCCTGCCCCTGATGGAGGCCGCGTCCATGCTGCAGTACCCCAAGCTGCTCGAGGCCTGCTCCTCCTTCCTCCAGAGCCAGTTGAGCCCCAGCAACTGCCTGGGCATGACTAGACTCTCTGAAATCTTCAGCTGTGAGACCCTCCGGAAGAAAGCCAGGGAGGTGGCCCTGACGTATTTCCCAGAGGTGGCCGCATCGGCTGACCTGAAGGAGCTCTGTGCCTTGGAACTGAGAGACTACCTGGGGGACGATGGGCtgtgtggggaggaggagaaggtgttTGAGGCCCTCATGGTTTGGATCAAGCATGACCTCCAGACCCGGAAGCGATACGTGCAGGAACTGTTCAAGCAGGTCAGGCTGCAGTACGTCCACCCGGCCTTCTTCCACCACTTCATTGCCAACGACACCCTCCTCCAGTCCTCGCCCCCCTGCCAGACCATCCTGGAGACCGCCAAGAGGCAGGTGTTTTCTCTGTACAGCACCGCTAGTTCCGCGGGCCTCCAACCTCTGTGGCATGTCCCACCAAGAAACTCTTACCAAGACTTCCTCATCCTCTTGGGTGGAAGGAAGGACAACCAgcagaccaccagggacgtcctgcTGTACGATGGACAGACTGGCCGGTGGCAGAGCCTTGCCAAACTCCCGGCCCGCCTGTACAAGGCCTCAGCCGTCTCCTTGCACCGCAGCATCTACGTGCTTGGGGGCATGGCTGTGGGGAAGAGTGTGCCCAGTGCCAAGGTCTACGTCTTCTCCCTGAAACTCAATCAGTGGAGGTCAGGGCAGCCCATGCTGGCGGCCCGCTACTCCCACAGAAGCGCTGCCCACAAGAACTTCATCTTCTCCATCGGGGGGATTGGCGAGGGGCACGAGGTCATGGGCTCCATGGAGAGATATGACAGTGTCGGCAACATCTGGGAGAGGATGGCCAGCATGCCAGTGGGGGTCCTCCACCCTGCGGTTGCTGTGAAAGACCAGAGACTCTACCTTTTTGGGGGAGAAGACATCATGCAGAATCCTGTGCGCCTTATCCAG GTTTATCACATTTCCAGAAACACATGGTTCAAAATGGAGACGAGAATGATCAAGAATGTGTGCGCCCCTGCCGTGGTGCTTGGGGAGAGGATTGTCATCGTGGGAG GTTACACGAGGAGGATCCTTGCTTATGACCCTCAGTCCAACAAATTTGTCAAATGCGCGGACATGAAAGACCGGAGGATGCACCATGGGGCCACGGTGATGGGAAACAAGCTCTACGTGACGGGCGGGCGGCGGCTGACTACGGACTGTAGCATCGAGGACTCGGCCTCCTTCGACTGCTACGACCCCGAGACGGACACCTGGACGTCCCAGGGCCAGCTGCCTCACAAGCTCTTTGACCACGCCTGCCTCACCCTCCAGTGCATTCCCCATCACTCCACCATCCCCTGA